A genomic region of Friedmanniella luteola contains the following coding sequences:
- a CDS encoding SDR family NAD(P)-dependent oxidoreductase, whose protein sequence is MDLQLAGKRAFISGSTQGIGYATAQAVAAEGVAVVLHGRTSGRVEEAVARLRAEEHGVAVSGVAGDFADDTQVREVLGALSAVDILINNVGLFEVKPFAEVTDEDWQLFFDVNVMSAVRLSRQLLPEMLARGWGRIVFVSSESGVNVPADMLHYGVTKAALLALSNGLAKLTRGTEVTVNALVGGPTYSDGVATAVRSIAETQGVSEADLKAAIARGNTTSLVQRFLEPAELASFTTYLASPLSAATNGSALRADGGTLVQLL, encoded by the coding sequence ATGGATCTGCAGTTGGCGGGCAAGAGGGCGTTCATCAGCGGGTCGACGCAGGGGATCGGCTACGCCACCGCTCAGGCCGTTGCTGCCGAGGGGGTGGCGGTCGTCCTCCACGGCCGAACGTCCGGGAGGGTCGAGGAGGCCGTCGCCCGCTTGCGAGCGGAGGAGCACGGCGTCGCGGTGTCGGGGGTCGCCGGCGACTTCGCAGACGACACCCAGGTCCGGGAGGTGCTCGGTGCCCTCAGTGCCGTCGACATCCTGATCAACAATGTCGGCCTGTTCGAGGTCAAGCCTTTCGCGGAGGTCACCGACGAGGACTGGCAGCTGTTCTTCGACGTCAACGTCATGAGTGCCGTCCGTCTGTCCCGACAGCTCCTGCCCGAGATGCTCGCCCGAGGTTGGGGCCGCATCGTCTTCGTGAGCAGCGAGTCCGGCGTCAACGTCCCGGCGGACATGCTCCACTACGGTGTCACCAAGGCGGCTCTGCTCGCGCTCAGCAACGGCCTCGCCAAGTTGACGCGCGGCACCGAGGTCACGGTGAACGCTCTCGTCGGAGGTCCGACGTACTCGGACGGCGTCGCGACAGCGGTCCGGTCCATCGCCGAGACCCAGGGCGTCTCCGAGGCGGACCTGAAGGCTGCCATCGCTCGGGGGAACACCACCTCGCTCGTCCAGCGGTTCCTCGAGCCTGCCGAACTGGCCTCGTTCACGACCTACCTGGCCAGCCCGCTCTCCGCCGCCACGAACGGCAGCGCCCTGCGTGCCGACGGCGGCACGCTCGTCCAGCTGCTGTGA
- a CDS encoding GNAT family N-acetyltransferase produces MELNQVDPESPDARRCLAAYVCELNRRAPRRGFDPRQGATAEPHEVRPPHGAFVVAYLDGEAVGCGAVKHHPQHVSDIKRMWVAEAARGQGLGRRLLAHLEDLAREHGSTHVRLETNDVLREAIALYRSAGYLEVDRFNAEPFADRWFAKPLDPPPLAAIVPEP; encoded by the coding sequence GTGGAGTTGAACCAGGTGGATCCTGAGAGCCCGGACGCTCGGCGTTGTCTCGCCGCCTATGTCTGTGAGCTCAACCGCCGCGCGCCACGGCGCGGCTTCGATCCCCGGCAAGGGGCGACAGCGGAGCCGCACGAGGTCCGGCCACCGCATGGAGCCTTCGTCGTCGCGTACCTCGATGGCGAGGCCGTGGGGTGCGGTGCGGTCAAGCACCACCCACAGCACGTCAGCGACATCAAGCGCATGTGGGTCGCGGAAGCGGCCCGCGGCCAGGGTCTGGGTCGCCGCCTCCTCGCCCACCTCGAGGACCTGGCCCGAGAGCACGGCTCGACGCACGTGCGGCTGGAGACCAACGACGTGCTGAGGGAAGCCATCGCGCTGTACCGGTCAGCCGGTTACCTCGAGGTCGATCGTTTCAACGCCGAGCCCTTTGCTGACCGGTGGTTCGCCAAACCGCTCGACCCTCCGCCACTCGCGGCGATCGTGCCGGAGCCCTGA
- a CDS encoding GAF domain-containing protein, whose product MALDTFPDLSHVVARSPRLDARWQRLMQSVGHMARDFTVAGRLERAVEATLETAGARLAAIALYREDGTIDHLVCSSTDPADLAEVRSRISGDAGSSTQPGSEPVLELPVHSEKGELLGRLWAFGRSDSSAREFSPDDRLLAENLADTAGVAVACATAHEQAHYRGNWLDAMATISLELMERDYQPVRVAQHIAELVQRLTGARTVTVEVPDPDDPAQLEVRVAAGAGADQLIGTTFARAGTLEDEAMGTGEGQQSRDGTRPSAHRAPDIGEVLAAPLQGGPTGSRGVIVASRGAGQPGFRRSDLVMLEDFARQVVRTLETSNLRRAEEQLKLVEERDRIAKALQDNVIQRLFALGLQLQHLNRSRLQLGEIDELLSDLDESIRQIRTALTM is encoded by the coding sequence ATGGCATTGGACACCTTCCCCGATCTGTCGCACGTGGTCGCCCGGTCGCCGCGGTTGGACGCGCGCTGGCAGCGGCTGATGCAGTCGGTGGGGCACATGGCGCGCGATTTCACGGTCGCGGGCCGTCTGGAGCGGGCGGTCGAGGCGACGTTGGAGACGGCGGGCGCCCGGCTGGCAGCGATCGCGCTCTACCGTGAGGACGGGACGATCGACCATCTCGTGTGCAGCAGCACCGATCCCGCCGACCTCGCCGAGGTGCGGAGCCGGATCTCAGGAGATGCTGGCAGCTCCACCCAGCCGGGTTCAGAGCCGGTGCTCGAGCTGCCGGTGCACAGCGAGAAGGGTGAGCTGCTAGGTCGGCTCTGGGCCTTCGGTCGCAGCGACAGTTCCGCCCGTGAGTTCAGCCCCGACGACCGTCTCCTCGCGGAGAACCTGGCCGACACGGCGGGGGTGGCCGTTGCCTGCGCGACCGCGCACGAGCAGGCGCACTACCGCGGCAACTGGCTGGACGCCATGGCCACGATCAGCCTGGAACTGATGGAACGCGACTACCAGCCGGTCCGTGTCGCTCAGCACATCGCTGAGCTCGTCCAACGCCTCACTGGCGCCCGCACCGTGACCGTCGAGGTTCCCGATCCCGACGACCCAGCCCAGCTCGAGGTGCGGGTAGCAGCAGGAGCCGGTGCCGACCAGCTGATCGGCACCACCTTCGCCCGTGCCGGCACCCTGGAGGACGAAGCCATGGGTACCGGCGAAGGTCAGCAGAGCCGGGACGGGACCAGGCCGAGCGCTCACCGTGCCCCCGACATCGGGGAGGTCTTGGCGGCGCCTCTCCAGGGCGGGCCCACGGGCAGTCGAGGCGTCATCGTCGCCAGCAGAGGAGCCGGCCAACCGGGATTTCGTCGCAGCGACCTCGTCATGCTCGAAGACTTCGCTCGACAGGTGGTCCGGACGCTGGAGACCAGCAATCTCCGACGAGCGGAGGAACAGCTCAAGCTCGTGGAAGAGAGGGACCGCATCGCCAAAGCGCTCCAGGACAACGTCATCCAACGACTCTTCGCCCTCGGACTGCAGCTGCAACACCTCAACCGGTCCCGCCTCCAGCTCGGCGAGATCGATGAGCTGCTCAGCGACCTCGACGAAAGCATCCGTCAGATCCGTACCGCTCTCACCATGTGA
- a CDS encoding nuclear transport factor 2 family protein: MDSDTEDVVRGYYAVACDLGSTEDDLRALLSPDLRVVEHPNALTPGGAVRDLQTTLSGFRAGKSLLREQVFEVHEILTAGERAAVRATWRGTVGMDAGPYPAGLELVADVAALLTIRDGLVVDQETFDCYRPWS, translated from the coding sequence ATGGACTCCGACACCGAGGATGTTGTTCGCGGGTACTACGCCGTCGCCTGCGATCTCGGCTCCACCGAGGACGATCTGCGAGCGCTGCTGAGCCCGGACCTGCGGGTGGTCGAGCACCCCAACGCCCTCACCCCAGGCGGCGCAGTCCGCGACCTCCAGACGACCCTGAGCGGCTTCCGGGCGGGCAAGTCGCTGCTGCGCGAACAGGTTTTCGAGGTGCACGAGATCCTGACGGCTGGGGAGCGGGCAGCGGTCCGCGCCACTTGGCGCGGCACGGTCGGGATGGACGCCGGGCCATACCCAGCCGGCCTCGAGCTGGTGGCCGACGTCGCGGCGCTGCTGACGATCAGGGACGGTCTCGTGGTCGACCAGGAGACGTTCGACTGCTATCGGCCGTGGTCCTGA
- a CDS encoding MarR family winged helix-turn-helix transcriptional regulator, with product MEDSLPSLDLSSALTLLGDAVSRAVVGALKGTGLRHGHGYLVQRLLVGPATATELADELGITQQAVSKTVKELIDLGHLETVPDPTDHRRRPVRLTPRGVEAVERARAARTEVESRIRAALGQERTDRAMADIQAMLNALGLSEDIRRRTVSPPGPEL from the coding sequence ATGGAAGACTCGCTGCCGTCTCTCGATCTGTCGTCCGCGCTCACCTTGCTGGGCGATGCCGTCAGCCGAGCCGTCGTCGGGGCACTCAAGGGCACCGGCCTGCGGCACGGGCACGGCTACCTCGTCCAGCGGCTCCTCGTGGGCCCGGCCACTGCCACCGAACTGGCCGACGAACTCGGCATCACCCAGCAGGCGGTGTCCAAGACCGTCAAGGAGCTCATCGACCTGGGCCACCTCGAGACGGTGCCCGACCCGACCGACCACCGACGCCGGCCGGTCCGCCTGACCCCTCGCGGCGTCGAGGCGGTGGAGCGAGCCCGCGCTGCTCGCACCGAGGTCGAGTCACGGATCCGGGCCGCCCTGGGCCAGGAACGGACAGACAGGGCCATGGCAGACATCCAGGCCATGCTCAACGCCCTCGGGCTGTCCGAGGACATCCGTCGCCGCACCGTCTCGCCGCCAGGCCCTGAGCTGTGA